CAGCGGTAGCTGATGTGACACCCGGCGTTGCTTATCATTTCAAAATGGTTTTATCTGACTACAGAGACTGGAGTTTTGACTCTGCTGTTTTTATCGAAGGTGGATCTTTTGATATCGGTATTAAAATTGTTGACGGAAATGGGGTTTTACTGCCTAATGAAGTTAAAATGTGTGACAATACACCACAAACTTTGGTTGCCCAGGTAGCTGCGGTACCAGGGATGCTTTATCAATGGTTTAAAGATGGTACGGCAATCAATGGTGCAACATCAGGTTCTTATGTTGCCACTTCTCCGGGAGATTATGAGGTGAAAATTTCTGTTCCTGGAAACAACTGCCCAGGCTCTGCTGTGATTACTATTGTGGGTGGGACGACTCCAACGGCTCAGAATGCCAGTCTGAAGCTATGTTCAACGCCAACCAACAGTACATTTAATTTAAATGACGCTAAACCTCTAATCAGTACAACTACAGGGGCTGTATTCCGTTTTTATACGACTCAAGGTGGAGCACAGGCTCAGGACAACACATTTATTCCCGACTCAACGCTTTCATCTTACAACGGAACCGACGGTCAGGTTTTATACGTGCTTGTTTCCAATGGAGCTTTTTGTAGTAAAGTGGTTACTTTAACATTGAATAAAGAGGATTTACCTATTGCCCAGCTTAATGCATCCAGGTTAAGAATTTGTGTTGGAGAGTCTGTTACCTTAACAGCTTCCGGAGGCGCTACTTACCAATGGGGAGATACCTCTGCGACAGGAGCTGTAAGAACAGTAAGCCCAACCCAGACCACAACCTATACAGTGGATGCCTTAGGAGTACAGGGATGTAAATCTGTAACGCCTGCTACCATCACCATAGAGGTAGTTCCGGCAATTACCTCTGACTTAAAAGGTGGGATGATCTGTGAAGGTGATCAGATTACTTTAGATGCAGGTACAGGGCCTAATCATACCTATTTATGGAATACAGGAGATACCTCACAGACAATTACAGTGAGTACTCCCGGGGCGTATACGGTAACAGTTACGAATGGAGTTTGTACAAAATCGTATACTACTCAGGTAATCAGAGCTATTATTCCGGAGGTTATTAAAGTAGATTATAACGAAAACGGAGTCATGACGCTTACGGCAAGTAATCCGAGTAACGGCCCGTTGGAATATTCTGTTGATAATGGAGTGACCTGGCAGAACTCAAATGTTTTTTCGGGAGTTCCGAGAAATAAGGTGATTCAGATCAGGGTAAGAGTTAAAAATACAAGTTGTGTAGGCTTTTTAGAATATTTCACTTTTGTTATGCAGAACGTGATTACACCAAACGGAGATAATGTTAATGACATGATCGATTTCAGAGGGGTAAGTGAATATAAGGATTTTAAAGGTTTTGTTTTCGATCGTTATGGAAAGACGGTCTTTACGGCCAGTAAAATGACTCCTTACTGGGACGGATATTTCCAGGGTAAGCGTCTTCCAACAGCAACTTATTGGTACCAGGTGACTTTTGAGGATCCTGCCAGCAAGCAGTTAACCGTAAAAACGGGTTGGATTTTACTGAAAAATATAGAATAAGTCATTCACTTGATAATTTAAAAGACTAACAGATTTGTTAGTCTTTTTTTATTTAATCGTGAAAAGTAAAATTGTTATTGACTCATAAATAAAAATATATTACTAATAATACAAATTCTATAGAATTAAATTTAAATCAAAAAAAATAGTATTTTTGTTTAAAATAATATAAAATGTTAAATAGGAGGACAAGAAGTTTATTTTTAACTTTAGGGATGGCTCTTGTAAGTACTTTTGCTTTTTCTCAAAACAGAAAAATGGGAAGTACTCAAAAAGCAACGCCCTCTACAATGAAGGCCGGAACTTTTATAGATGTTAATACCACACCGTATCCGGAATCTAATTACAGTATTACCCAATTGGTAAAGGAGGTATTAATTTCCGGAGGTTCTACCTGTACCACAGCCAATGTAAGCAATGTGGTTGTTTCTCCTAATTTAGCAGCAAGCAATCTGGGCAGAAGCTGGGGCTTTTTCAATAAGGGGACGACTGCTTTTCCCTTCGATAAAGGAATTATACTTACTACGGGACATGCCCGGAAAGCGGGAAATGCCTTTCAGTCGGGTCAGTTGAATGATGGCTTGCCTACGATGGGGGATGTTGATCTTGCCAATGCATTGGGTATTAGTAATTCAGATCTTAGAGATGCAACCTTTATTGAGTTTGATTTTGTTCCCACTTCTACCGAAGTTAGCTTCAGATATATTTTTGCTTCTGAAGAATATGAAAGTAACTATCCCTGCTCCATTGGGGACGGATTTGCCTTACTTCTAAGACCGGTTTCCGGAGGGCCTTATACCAATATGGCAGTTTTGCCTGGAGGAGCAGGACCTGTAAGTGTTACCAATATCCGTCCGAATACACAGTTTAACGGATCTCCTTTAGATTGTCCTGCAGTGAATGCCGGTTATTTTGGAGGGTATAATACGTCTAATATCGAAACGAATTTCAGTGGACGTACCATTCCTTTGACAGCTAAGGCTAACGTTACACCGGGAGTGGCGTATCATTTTAAAATGGTTTTAGCTGATTATCAGGATTCTAATTATGATTCGGGAGTTTTCCTGGAAGCAGGCTCCTTTAATATAGGGGTTAAAATTCTGGATCCCGCAGGCGTTCAGTTGCCTTCGTCAGTTAATATGTGTGACAATACTCCACAGACTTTTACTGCATCTGTACAAGGTTCCGGTGCCGTATACCAGTGGTTTTTAAATAATGTAGCTATTTCAGGGCAAACCAGTGCCACTTACACGGCTACAGCGCCGGGCACGTATTCTGTTCAGGTTTTATTACCCGGAAATACATGTCCGGGAACGGCAACTGTTACCGTAGTTGGGGGAACATCTCCTACGGTACAGAATGCGACTTTAACTGCATGTTATGTACCCGGCAATCCGTTGTATAACTTACTATCTGCTCAGTCTGCCATCAGCACAACGCCCGGAGCTACTTTCTCATACTATATAAATCAGGCTGATGCGGTAGCGGGAAATGGAAATACCATCGCTACACCAACCTCTTTTTCAAGTCCCGGAAATCAGACAATCTATGTACTTGTAAAAAATGGGTTCT
The sequence above is a segment of the Chryseobacterium sp. MYb264 genome. Coding sequences within it:
- a CDS encoding choice-of-anchor L domain-containing protein → MLKYRLKNYLFLLVLLFVSASLFSQRKYPKNIVNSTNNKAGVFIDVNAAGYAPSNYTPEQLVKDILINGGSTCSVPDVSNVSITPNQPISNNDRFWGYFHKGTTNFPFTDGIVLTTGMARQAGNVASGASYTIPGAGVDDPDLLAAVPNPTPSNHYNDNVMLEFDFVPNSNQIKFNYLFASEEYSGSYPCQYSDAFALLIRPVSGGPYVNMAVLPNNAGPVAMTNIHPLITGFGGCAAINEQYFDGYNSTPNIVTNYDGRTVPLTAVADVTPGVAYHFKMVLSDYRDWSFDSAVFIEGGSFDIGIKIVDGNGVLLPNEVKMCDNTPQTLVAQVAAVPGMLYQWFKDGTAINGATSGSYVATSPGDYEVKISVPGNNCPGSAVITIVGGTTPTAQNASLKLCSTPTNSTFNLNDAKPLISTTTGAVFRFYTTQGGAQAQDNTFIPDSTLSSYNGTDGQVLYVLVSNGAFCSKVVTLTLNKEDLPIAQLNASRLRICVGESVTLTASGGATYQWGDTSATGAVRTVSPTQTTTYTVDALGVQGCKSVTPATITIEVVPAITSDLKGGMICEGDQITLDAGTGPNHTYLWNTGDTSQTITVSTPGAYTVTVTNGVCTKSYTTQVIRAIIPEVIKVDYNENGVMTLTASNPSNGPLEYSVDNGVTWQNSNVFSGVPRNKVIQIRVRVKNTSCVGFLEYFTFVMQNVITPNGDNVNDMIDFRGVSEYKDFKGFVFDRYGKTVFTASKMTPYWDGYFQGKRLPTATYWYQVTFEDPASKQLTVKTGWILLKNIE